From Euwallacea fornicatus isolate EFF26 chromosome 35, ASM4011564v1, whole genome shotgun sequence, a single genomic window includes:
- the drongo gene encoding arf-GAP domain and FG repeat-containing protein 1 isoform X4 translates to MATFTPEEIDTIRNKGNDHCRNVWLGLYEGTPRVFSDEQQVRDFMLEKYERKRYYIEVTMTKPEVQDTRPWTTASVNGTGKLPINGTKNGLNKNPSNAIGTNGMTNGMTRSRPEVKNLNHQNGLNNNLGNSFAVDFDNADIFSNTSSPSSTGSQNGFADFEHNQVYNANSSSSTNNAKEGEFSIFDLHFSSLGPTLNQVPLFPKCTPSNRWSMPPQSNLNAWPTQPTPVNVQNGTSGGATLASSTPPAAQDKYAALKDLDNEMKQQQHQDMWSTSNTGSTGSLYSSSTPNTGSLYGSPSPQGSIFGSPSQGQFMTAFSNLQDSQVPNPFGNGNPASSWTNNGFTTSNGFSGASNGFNNNLNGMNGTSGGGSQTGYANPFREQLNKGNGLFNGFQPVFPSNTLTTGSTWGGNPFKQMGAVTTSTNPNNPFL, encoded by the exons ATGGCGACGTTCACGCCAGAGGAAATAGACACCATTAGGAACAAGGGAAACGACCACTGCCGGAACGTGTGGTTGGGCCTGTACGAGGGGACTCCGCGAGTCTTCTCGGACGAGCAGCAAGTTAGGGATTTCATGTTGGAGAAATACGAGAGGAAGAG gTACTATATCGAAGTAACCATGACAAAACCCGAGGTGCAAGATACTAGGCCTTGGACCACGGCTTCTGTGAACGGTACCGGCAAATTGCCAATTAATGGTACCAAGAATGGATTGAACAAAAATCCCTCCAACGCGATCGGCACCAACGGCATGACCAACGGTATGACGAGAAGTCGGCCGGAAGTGAAGAACCTTAACCATCAAAACGGccttaacaataatttaggGAATAGTTTCGCTGTAGATTTCGATAACGCTGATATATTTAG TAATACATCCTCCCCGTCCAGCACAGGGTCCCAAAACGGGTTCGCGGATTTCGAACACAACCAAGTGTACAACGCCAATAGCAGTAGTTCGACAAATAATG CTAAGGAGGGGGAGTTTAGCATATTCGACCTGCACTTTTCCAGTCTCGGTCCGACCCTGAACCAGGTGCCCTTGTTCCCCAAGTGCACCCCATCGAATCGATGGA GCATGCCTCCTCAATCGAACTTGAACGCCTGGCCGACTCAACCAACGCCGGTCAACGTGCAAAATGGCACCTCTGGAGGGGCTACTTTGGCCAGCTCAACTCCACCTGCTGCTCAAGACAAGTACGCAGCCCTTAAAGATCTAGACAATGAAATGAAGCAACAACAGCATCAG GACATGTGGTCCACTTCGAACACCGGATCAACAGGGTCTTTGTACAGTTCATCTACCCCCAATACTGGGTCGTTATATGGATCCCCCTCTCCTCAAGGGTCAATTTTCGGGTCACCTAGTCAAG GCCAATTTATGACTGCGTTTTCAAACCTTCAAGATTCGCAAGTGCCGAACCCCTTCGGCAATGGCAACCCCGCGTCGTCATGGACCAATAATGGCTTTACTACGTCCAACGGATTCTCTGGGGCCTCCAATGggtttaataacaatttaaatgggATGAATGGAACCAGCGGTGGAGGTTCCCAAACGGGGTACGCGAATCCTTTCAGGGAGCAGTTGAATAAGGGCAACGGGTTATTCAATGGGTTCCAGCCTGTGTTTCCTAGCAACACGCTGACGACTGGTAGTACTTGGGGTGGAAATCCTTTTAAG CAAATGGGCGCTGTGACGACATCCACGAATCCCAACAATCCATTTTTATGA
- the drongo gene encoding arf-GAP domain and FG repeat-containing protein 1 isoform X1 yields the protein MASSRKKQDELNLKTLRELAALPQNKFCFDCGQRGPTYVNVTVGSFVCTKCSGILRGITPPHRVKSISMATFTPEEIDTIRNKGNDHCRNVWLGLYEGTPRVFSDEQQVRDFMLEKYERKRYYIEVTMTKPEVQDTRPWTTASVNGTGKLPINGTKNGLNKNPSNAIGTNGMTNGMTRSRPEVKNLNHQNGLNNNLGNSFAVDFDNADIFSNTSSPSSTGSQNGFADFEHNQVYNANSSSSTNNAKEGEFSIFDLHFSSLGPTLNQVPLFPKCTPSNRWSMPPQSNLNAWPTQPTPVNVQNGTSGGATLASSTPPAAQDKYAALKDLDNEMKQQQHQDMWSTSNTGSTGSLYSSSTPNTGSLYGSPSPQGSIFGSPSQGQFMTAFSNLQDSQVPNPFGNGNPASSWTNNGFTTSNGFSGASNGFNNNLNGMNGTSGGGSQTGYANPFREQLNKGNGLFNGFQPVFPSNTLTTGSTWGGNPFKQMGAVTTSTNPNNPFL from the exons ATGGCTTCATCCCGTAAAAAACAGGACGAACTCAACTTAAAGACTTTGAGGGAACTGGCAGCCCTGCCCCAAAACAAGTTTTGCTTCGATTGCGGTCAAAGGGGCCCTACGTACGTGAACGTCACAGTGGGGTCGTTTGTGTGCACCAAGTGTTCCGGAATTTT ACGCGGCATCACTCCTCCCCACAGAGTGAAATCCATATCCATGGCGACGTTCACGCCAGAGGAAATAGACACCATTAGGAACAAGGGAAACGACCACTGCCGGAACGTGTGGTTGGGCCTGTACGAGGGGACTCCGCGAGTCTTCTCGGACGAGCAGCAAGTTAGGGATTTCATGTTGGAGAAATACGAGAGGAAGAG gTACTATATCGAAGTAACCATGACAAAACCCGAGGTGCAAGATACTAGGCCTTGGACCACGGCTTCTGTGAACGGTACCGGCAAATTGCCAATTAATGGTACCAAGAATGGATTGAACAAAAATCCCTCCAACGCGATCGGCACCAACGGCATGACCAACGGTATGACGAGAAGTCGGCCGGAAGTGAAGAACCTTAACCATCAAAACGGccttaacaataatttaggGAATAGTTTCGCTGTAGATTTCGATAACGCTGATATATTTAG TAATACATCCTCCCCGTCCAGCACAGGGTCCCAAAACGGGTTCGCGGATTTCGAACACAACCAAGTGTACAACGCCAATAGCAGTAGTTCGACAAATAATG CTAAGGAGGGGGAGTTTAGCATATTCGACCTGCACTTTTCCAGTCTCGGTCCGACCCTGAACCAGGTGCCCTTGTTCCCCAAGTGCACCCCATCGAATCGATGGA GCATGCCTCCTCAATCGAACTTGAACGCCTGGCCGACTCAACCAACGCCGGTCAACGTGCAAAATGGCACCTCTGGAGGGGCTACTTTGGCCAGCTCAACTCCACCTGCTGCTCAAGACAAGTACGCAGCCCTTAAAGATCTAGACAATGAAATGAAGCAACAACAGCATCAG GACATGTGGTCCACTTCGAACACCGGATCAACAGGGTCTTTGTACAGTTCATCTACCCCCAATACTGGGTCGTTATATGGATCCCCCTCTCCTCAAGGGTCAATTTTCGGGTCACCTAGTCAAG GCCAATTTATGACTGCGTTTTCAAACCTTCAAGATTCGCAAGTGCCGAACCCCTTCGGCAATGGCAACCCCGCGTCGTCATGGACCAATAATGGCTTTACTACGTCCAACGGATTCTCTGGGGCCTCCAATGggtttaataacaatttaaatgggATGAATGGAACCAGCGGTGGAGGTTCCCAAACGGGGTACGCGAATCCTTTCAGGGAGCAGTTGAATAAGGGCAACGGGTTATTCAATGGGTTCCAGCCTGTGTTTCCTAGCAACACGCTGACGACTGGTAGTACTTGGGGTGGAAATCCTTTTAAG CAAATGGGCGCTGTGACGACATCCACGAATCCCAACAATCCATTTTTATGA
- the drongo gene encoding arf-GAP domain and FG repeat-containing protein 1 isoform X2 — protein sequence MASSRKKQDELNLKTLRELAALPQNKFCFDCGQRGPTYVNVTVGSFVCTKCSGILRGITPPHRVKSISMATFTPEEIDTIRNKGNDHCRNVWLGLYEGTPRVFSDEQQVRDFMLEKYERKRYYIEVTMTKPEVQDTRPWTTASVNGTGKLPINGTKNGLNKNPSNAIGTNGMTNGMTRSRPEVKNLNHQNGLNNNLGNSFAVDFDNADIFSNTSSPSSTGSQNGFADFEHNQVYNANSSSSTNNAKEGEFSIFDLHFSSLGPTLNQVPLFPKCTPSNRWSMPPQSNLNAWPTQPTPVNVQNGTSGGATLASSTPPAAQDKYAALKDLDNEMKQQQHQDMWSTSNTGSTGSLYSSSTPNTGSLYGSPSPQGSIFGSPSQDSQVPNPFGNGNPASSWTNNGFTTSNGFSGASNGFNNNLNGMNGTSGGGSQTGYANPFREQLNKGNGLFNGFQPVFPSNTLTTGSTWGGNPFKQMGAVTTSTNPNNPFL from the exons ATGGCTTCATCCCGTAAAAAACAGGACGAACTCAACTTAAAGACTTTGAGGGAACTGGCAGCCCTGCCCCAAAACAAGTTTTGCTTCGATTGCGGTCAAAGGGGCCCTACGTACGTGAACGTCACAGTGGGGTCGTTTGTGTGCACCAAGTGTTCCGGAATTTT ACGCGGCATCACTCCTCCCCACAGAGTGAAATCCATATCCATGGCGACGTTCACGCCAGAGGAAATAGACACCATTAGGAACAAGGGAAACGACCACTGCCGGAACGTGTGGTTGGGCCTGTACGAGGGGACTCCGCGAGTCTTCTCGGACGAGCAGCAAGTTAGGGATTTCATGTTGGAGAAATACGAGAGGAAGAG gTACTATATCGAAGTAACCATGACAAAACCCGAGGTGCAAGATACTAGGCCTTGGACCACGGCTTCTGTGAACGGTACCGGCAAATTGCCAATTAATGGTACCAAGAATGGATTGAACAAAAATCCCTCCAACGCGATCGGCACCAACGGCATGACCAACGGTATGACGAGAAGTCGGCCGGAAGTGAAGAACCTTAACCATCAAAACGGccttaacaataatttaggGAATAGTTTCGCTGTAGATTTCGATAACGCTGATATATTTAG TAATACATCCTCCCCGTCCAGCACAGGGTCCCAAAACGGGTTCGCGGATTTCGAACACAACCAAGTGTACAACGCCAATAGCAGTAGTTCGACAAATAATG CTAAGGAGGGGGAGTTTAGCATATTCGACCTGCACTTTTCCAGTCTCGGTCCGACCCTGAACCAGGTGCCCTTGTTCCCCAAGTGCACCCCATCGAATCGATGGA GCATGCCTCCTCAATCGAACTTGAACGCCTGGCCGACTCAACCAACGCCGGTCAACGTGCAAAATGGCACCTCTGGAGGGGCTACTTTGGCCAGCTCAACTCCACCTGCTGCTCAAGACAAGTACGCAGCCCTTAAAGATCTAGACAATGAAATGAAGCAACAACAGCATCAG GACATGTGGTCCACTTCGAACACCGGATCAACAGGGTCTTTGTACAGTTCATCTACCCCCAATACTGGGTCGTTATATGGATCCCCCTCTCCTCAAGGGTCAATTTTCGGGTCACCTAGTCAAG ATTCGCAAGTGCCGAACCCCTTCGGCAATGGCAACCCCGCGTCGTCATGGACCAATAATGGCTTTACTACGTCCAACGGATTCTCTGGGGCCTCCAATGggtttaataacaatttaaatgggATGAATGGAACCAGCGGTGGAGGTTCCCAAACGGGGTACGCGAATCCTTTCAGGGAGCAGTTGAATAAGGGCAACGGGTTATTCAATGGGTTCCAGCCTGTGTTTCCTAGCAACACGCTGACGACTGGTAGTACTTGGGGTGGAAATCCTTTTAAG CAAATGGGCGCTGTGACGACATCCACGAATCCCAACAATCCATTTTTATGA
- the LOC136348849 gene encoding zinc finger protein 436-like isoform X1, whose product MSQDFNKICRTCLLETTESKPLFIAQYINDEPIKLSDILAACASIQVSQSDHLPKQVCFECEQSILNTFTFQQQCQKSDSLLRAIELQASSEEQLTLENNVTEPFNEDILNVLHDDNNSTVNFEPHKSDLIGANDGRLCENEDRENIEELSVNQELKQGNIVDETLQPLFACEIKECFACFTSLTDLKCHKRTHFTKPNYCYLCHKTFSSSSTLSRHNASKHQPSKKIRTCNECGKSFARSDDLKRHIRVHTGEKPFSCEKCGKAFAQSFRLLEHMRSHSDVKNFICAVCGKGFARYTSLLAHNKTHNRHKSHECIKCGKMLCGAGSLAMHLKIHSGQKDYQCNFCDKTFTSSSNLVVHKRIHSGEKPYSCQTCGKSFPDNSRLSVHTRIHSGIKPYICTYCSRGCVTSTQLKRHMLTHTGDKPYNCEVCSKSFKRGEELKNHIKTHNGEKSHVCPICDKSFYQKSSLKNHIMRIHTVEKPYSCDCCNESFSESSQYLMHKKASNCHLRGQSEPEVN is encoded by the exons atgtctcaggattttaataaaatatgtagaaCTTGCCTGTTAGAAACTACCGAGTCAAAACCCCTGTTTATCGCCCAATATATCAATGACGAACCTATAAAACTATCAGACATCCTCGCAGCTTGCGCATCTATCCAG GTATCACAAAGTGACCATCTTCCCAAACAAGTCTGTTTTGAATGTGAGCAAAGCATCCTCAACACGTTTACTTTTCAACAACAATGTCAGAAATCCGACTCTCTCTTACGTGCTATCGAACTGCAAGCCTCTTCTGAAGAGCAGCTGACACTTGAAAATAACGTTACTGAGCCCTTTAACGaggatattttaaatgtgcTTCATGACGATAATAATAGCACTGTCAATTTTGAGCCACACAAAAGTGATTTGATTGGGGCTAATGATGGTCGTTTATGTGAGAATGAGGATAGAGAAAATATCGAAGAATTAAGCGTGAATCAGGAGTTGAAACAAGGGAATATAGTAGATGAAACTTTGCAGCCTTTGTTTGCTTGCGAAATTAAGGAGTGTTTTGCTTGTTTCACTAGCTTAACTGACCTAAAA TGCCACAAAAGAACTCATTTTACAAAACCAAACTATTGCTACCTTTGTCATAAAACCTTCTCCAGTTCCAGCACCTTATCTAGACATAATGCTAGCAAGCACcaaccttccaagaaaatccGCACATGCAATGAATGTGGGAAATCTTTTGCTAGGTCAGATGATTTGAAGAGACACATTCGAGTGCACACTGGGGAAAAACCATTCAGCTGCGAGAAATGTGGAAAAGCATTTGCACAATCATTCAG GCTCTTGGAACACATGAGATCTCACTCAGATGTTAAAAACTTCATTTGTGCTGTGTGTGGCAAAGGTTTTGCTCGATACACCAGTCTTCTTGCACAtaataaaacacacaacagGCATAAGTCACATGAGTGCAtcaaatgtggaaaaat GCTATGCGGGGCTGGTTCTCTAGCAatgcatttgaaaattcacagtGGGCAGAAAGATTATCAGTgtaatttttgtgataaaactTTTACCTCCTCAAGTAACTTAGTCGTCCATAAGAGGATCCATTCTG GAGAGAAGCCCTACTCATGTCAAACATGTGGAAAGTCATTTCCTGATAATTCCAGATTAAGCGTGCACACACGTATACATAG TGGTATCAAACCATATATCTGTACTTACTGCTCAAGAGGCTGTGTAACTTCAACTCAATTAAAACGCCATATGCTCACACATACTGGCGACAAGCCCTATAATTGTGAGGTTTGTTCCAAGAGTTTTAAGAGGGGCGAGGAGTTAAAGAATCAtattaaaactcataatg GAGAGAAAAGCCACGTTTGTCCGATTTGCGACAAGTCGTTCTACCAAAAAAGCAGCCTAAAAAACCACATTATGAGGATTCATACAG TTGAAAAGCCTTATTCCTGCGATTGCTGCAACGAGTCATTCTCGGAGTCTAGTCAGTATTTAATGCACAAAAAAGCAAGCAATTGTCACTTGAGGGGGCAGTCCGAACCCGAAGTAAATTAG
- the drongo gene encoding arf-GAP domain and FG repeat-containing protein 1 isoform X3, whose amino-acid sequence MASSRKKQDELNLKTLRELAALPQNKFCFDCGQRGPTYVNVTVGSFVCTKCSGILRGITPPHRVKSISMATFTPEEIDTIRNKGNDHCRNVWLGLYEGTPRVFSDEQQVRDFMLEKYERKRYYIEVTMTKPEVQDTRPWTTASVNGTGKLPINGTKNGLNKNPSNAIGTNGMTNGMTRSRPEVKNLNHQNGLNNNLGNSFAVDFDNADIFSNTSSPSSTGSQNGFADFEHNQVYNANSSSSTNNGMPPQSNLNAWPTQPTPVNVQNGTSGGATLASSTPPAAQDKYAALKDLDNEMKQQQHQDMWSTSNTGSTGSLYSSSTPNTGSLYGSPSPQGSIFGSPSQGQFMTAFSNLQDSQVPNPFGNGNPASSWTNNGFTTSNGFSGASNGFNNNLNGMNGTSGGGSQTGYANPFREQLNKGNGLFNGFQPVFPSNTLTTGSTWGGNPFKQMGAVTTSTNPNNPFL is encoded by the exons ATGGCTTCATCCCGTAAAAAACAGGACGAACTCAACTTAAAGACTTTGAGGGAACTGGCAGCCCTGCCCCAAAACAAGTTTTGCTTCGATTGCGGTCAAAGGGGCCCTACGTACGTGAACGTCACAGTGGGGTCGTTTGTGTGCACCAAGTGTTCCGGAATTTT ACGCGGCATCACTCCTCCCCACAGAGTGAAATCCATATCCATGGCGACGTTCACGCCAGAGGAAATAGACACCATTAGGAACAAGGGAAACGACCACTGCCGGAACGTGTGGTTGGGCCTGTACGAGGGGACTCCGCGAGTCTTCTCGGACGAGCAGCAAGTTAGGGATTTCATGTTGGAGAAATACGAGAGGAAGAG gTACTATATCGAAGTAACCATGACAAAACCCGAGGTGCAAGATACTAGGCCTTGGACCACGGCTTCTGTGAACGGTACCGGCAAATTGCCAATTAATGGTACCAAGAATGGATTGAACAAAAATCCCTCCAACGCGATCGGCACCAACGGCATGACCAACGGTATGACGAGAAGTCGGCCGGAAGTGAAGAACCTTAACCATCAAAACGGccttaacaataatttaggGAATAGTTTCGCTGTAGATTTCGATAACGCTGATATATTTAG TAATACATCCTCCCCGTCCAGCACAGGGTCCCAAAACGGGTTCGCGGATTTCGAACACAACCAAGTGTACAACGCCAATAGCAGTAGTTCGACAAATAATG GCATGCCTCCTCAATCGAACTTGAACGCCTGGCCGACTCAACCAACGCCGGTCAACGTGCAAAATGGCACCTCTGGAGGGGCTACTTTGGCCAGCTCAACTCCACCTGCTGCTCAAGACAAGTACGCAGCCCTTAAAGATCTAGACAATGAAATGAAGCAACAACAGCATCAG GACATGTGGTCCACTTCGAACACCGGATCAACAGGGTCTTTGTACAGTTCATCTACCCCCAATACTGGGTCGTTATATGGATCCCCCTCTCCTCAAGGGTCAATTTTCGGGTCACCTAGTCAAG GCCAATTTATGACTGCGTTTTCAAACCTTCAAGATTCGCAAGTGCCGAACCCCTTCGGCAATGGCAACCCCGCGTCGTCATGGACCAATAATGGCTTTACTACGTCCAACGGATTCTCTGGGGCCTCCAATGggtttaataacaatttaaatgggATGAATGGAACCAGCGGTGGAGGTTCCCAAACGGGGTACGCGAATCCTTTCAGGGAGCAGTTGAATAAGGGCAACGGGTTATTCAATGGGTTCCAGCCTGTGTTTCCTAGCAACACGCTGACGACTGGTAGTACTTGGGGTGGAAATCCTTTTAAG CAAATGGGCGCTGTGACGACATCCACGAATCCCAACAATCCATTTTTATGA
- the LOC136348849 gene encoding zinc finger protein 883-like isoform X2 — translation MSQDFNKICRTCLLETTESKPLFIAQYINDEPIKLSDILAACASIQVSQSDHLPKQVCFECEQSILNTFTFQQQCQKSDSLLRAIELQASSEEQLTLENNVTEPFNEDILNVLHDDNNSTVNFEPHKSDLIGANDGRLCENEDRENIEELSVNQELKQGNIVDETLQPLFACEIKECFACFTSLTDLKCHKRTHFTKPNYCYLCHKTFSSSSTLSRHNASKHQPSKKIRTCNECGKSFARSDDLKRHIRVHTGEKPFSCEKCGKAFAQSFRLLEHMRSHSDVKNFICAVCGKGFARYTSLLAHNKTHNRHKSHECIKCGKMLCGAGSLAMHLKIHSGQKDYQCNFCDKTFTSSSNLVVHKRIHSGEKPYSCQTCGKSFPDNSRLSVHTRIHSGIKPYICTYCSRGCVTSTQLKRHMLTHTGDKPYNCEVCSKSFKRGEELKNHIKTHNEKSHVCPICDKSFYQKSSLKNHIMRIHTVEKPYSCDCCNESFSESSQYLMHKKASNCHLRGQSEPEVN, via the exons atgtctcaggattttaataaaatatgtagaaCTTGCCTGTTAGAAACTACCGAGTCAAAACCCCTGTTTATCGCCCAATATATCAATGACGAACCTATAAAACTATCAGACATCCTCGCAGCTTGCGCATCTATCCAG GTATCACAAAGTGACCATCTTCCCAAACAAGTCTGTTTTGAATGTGAGCAAAGCATCCTCAACACGTTTACTTTTCAACAACAATGTCAGAAATCCGACTCTCTCTTACGTGCTATCGAACTGCAAGCCTCTTCTGAAGAGCAGCTGACACTTGAAAATAACGTTACTGAGCCCTTTAACGaggatattttaaatgtgcTTCATGACGATAATAATAGCACTGTCAATTTTGAGCCACACAAAAGTGATTTGATTGGGGCTAATGATGGTCGTTTATGTGAGAATGAGGATAGAGAAAATATCGAAGAATTAAGCGTGAATCAGGAGTTGAAACAAGGGAATATAGTAGATGAAACTTTGCAGCCTTTGTTTGCTTGCGAAATTAAGGAGTGTTTTGCTTGTTTCACTAGCTTAACTGACCTAAAA TGCCACAAAAGAACTCATTTTACAAAACCAAACTATTGCTACCTTTGTCATAAAACCTTCTCCAGTTCCAGCACCTTATCTAGACATAATGCTAGCAAGCACcaaccttccaagaaaatccGCACATGCAATGAATGTGGGAAATCTTTTGCTAGGTCAGATGATTTGAAGAGACACATTCGAGTGCACACTGGGGAAAAACCATTCAGCTGCGAGAAATGTGGAAAAGCATTTGCACAATCATTCAG GCTCTTGGAACACATGAGATCTCACTCAGATGTTAAAAACTTCATTTGTGCTGTGTGTGGCAAAGGTTTTGCTCGATACACCAGTCTTCTTGCACAtaataaaacacacaacagGCATAAGTCACATGAGTGCAtcaaatgtggaaaaat GCTATGCGGGGCTGGTTCTCTAGCAatgcatttgaaaattcacagtGGGCAGAAAGATTATCAGTgtaatttttgtgataaaactTTTACCTCCTCAAGTAACTTAGTCGTCCATAAGAGGATCCATTCTG GAGAGAAGCCCTACTCATGTCAAACATGTGGAAAGTCATTTCCTGATAATTCCAGATTAAGCGTGCACACACGTATACATAG TGGTATCAAACCATATATCTGTACTTACTGCTCAAGAGGCTGTGTAACTTCAACTCAATTAAAACGCCATATGCTCACACATACTGGCGACAAGCCCTATAATTGTGAGGTTTGTTCCAAGAGTTTTAAGAGGGGCGAGGAGTTAAAGAATCAtattaaaactcataatg AGAAAAGCCACGTTTGTCCGATTTGCGACAAGTCGTTCTACCAAAAAAGCAGCCTAAAAAACCACATTATGAGGATTCATACAG TTGAAAAGCCTTATTCCTGCGATTGCTGCAACGAGTCATTCTCGGAGTCTAGTCAGTATTTAATGCACAAAAAAGCAAGCAATTGTCACTTGAGGGGGCAGTCCGAACCCGAAGTAAATTAG